From a region of the Streptomyces sp. NBC_01454 genome:
- a CDS encoding MMPL family transporter produces MTALARWCLRRRIVVLLLWLAAFAGVAVAAGVTGSAYSNNYEVPGTESSQASALLAKAFPGRSGDSDTIVWHTDAGTVRSGAVTKTMTHTLEKVAGLPGVSEVRSPYDRPAEGTSHGTGGRQISQDGRTAYASVVFDRPTDELDAGQVRKVVDTAQRASGDGLQVELGGAGIALTEAPRAQLPEIIGLCAAAVVLFLAFGSLAATFLPILTAVAAVGTASAGISLLSHAMTVADFAPMLGMLIGLGVGIDYALFIVTRHRKGLRAGLSVDEAATRAAASAGRAVVFAGATVCIALLGMLILRLSFLNGVALAASLTVVLTVAASVTLLPALLGLIGMRALSRRERRQLAAHGPRRERTTGIAARWSGFVERHPKLLGLTAAVVMLVLALPAFGLHLGTSDQGNNPATSTTRKAYDLLAGGEPGAHGGSGFGPGFNGPLTLVGTLDGAKDRIVFDKLPHRLREVPGVAQVSGPEFNGGRGTGVITVVPDSSPQSRQTSDLVAHLRGEVLPEAGRGTTLQVRVGGITASYDDFAGIIVGKLPLFIGMVIALGSVLLLFAFRSIGVPLKAALMNIAAVASSFGIVVAVFQWGWGSELLGLGSAGPIEPFLPVIMVSVLFGLSMDYQVFLVSRMYEEWQLTGDNRRAVRVGLTETSRVINSAAVIMIAVFAAFILSGDRTIAMFGIGLASAVALDAFVLRTLLVPALMHMLGGANWWLPSWLGRWLPRISIEPPPERPAAVHPQGGPRDGEKPLVEA; encoded by the coding sequence GTGACCGCTCTGGCTCGGTGGTGTCTCAGGCGCCGCATCGTGGTGCTCCTGCTCTGGCTCGCCGCGTTCGCGGGGGTCGCCGTCGCCGCCGGGGTGACGGGCTCCGCGTACTCCAACAACTACGAGGTGCCCGGGACCGAATCCAGCCAGGCCTCCGCCCTGCTGGCCAAGGCGTTCCCCGGGCGCTCCGGTGACAGCGACACCATCGTGTGGCACACGGACGCCGGGACGGTGCGGTCCGGCGCGGTCACCAAGACGATGACGCACACGCTGGAGAAGGTCGCCGGCCTGCCCGGCGTCTCCGAGGTGCGCAGCCCCTACGACCGGCCCGCGGAGGGCACCTCCCACGGGACGGGCGGGCGGCAGATCAGCCAGGACGGGCGCACCGCCTATGCTTCCGTGGTCTTCGACCGGCCCACCGACGAGCTGGACGCCGGCCAGGTCCGCAAGGTCGTCGACACCGCGCAGCGCGCGTCCGGCGACGGCCTGCAGGTCGAACTGGGCGGCGCCGGGATCGCGCTGACCGAGGCGCCGCGCGCCCAGCTGCCGGAAATCATCGGGCTGTGCGCCGCGGCGGTGGTGCTCTTCCTCGCCTTCGGGTCGCTCGCCGCGACCTTCCTGCCGATCCTCACCGCGGTGGCCGCCGTCGGCACCGCCTCGGCCGGCATCTCGCTGCTCAGCCACGCGATGACCGTCGCCGACTTCGCCCCGATGCTCGGGATGCTGATCGGCCTCGGCGTCGGCATCGACTACGCGCTCTTCATCGTCACCCGGCACCGCAAGGGCCTGCGGGCGGGCCTGTCCGTCGACGAGGCCGCCACCCGCGCCGCCGCCTCGGCCGGGCGCGCCGTCGTCTTCGCCGGGGCCACGGTCTGCATCGCGCTGCTGGGCATGCTGATCCTGCGGCTGAGCTTCCTCAACGGCGTCGCCCTCGCCGCCTCGCTCACCGTCGTGCTGACCGTGGCCGCCTCCGTCACGCTGCTGCCGGCGCTGCTCGGGCTGATCGGGATGCGGGCGCTGAGCCGCCGCGAGCGCCGGCAGCTGGCCGCGCACGGACCGCGTCGCGAGCGGACCACCGGCATCGCCGCCCGCTGGTCCGGCTTCGTCGAACGGCACCCCAAGCTGCTGGGCCTGACCGCGGCCGTCGTCATGCTGGTCCTGGCGCTGCCGGCCTTCGGTCTGCATCTGGGCACCTCCGACCAGGGCAACAATCCGGCCACCTCCACCACCCGCAAGGCGTACGACCTGCTGGCGGGCGGTGAGCCGGGCGCGCACGGGGGCAGCGGCTTCGGGCCCGGGTTCAACGGGCCGCTGACGCTCGTCGGCACCCTGGACGGCGCCAAGGACCGGATCGTCTTCGACAAGCTGCCGCACCGGCTGCGGGAGGTGCCCGGCGTCGCCCAGGTCAGCGGCCCCGAGTTCAACGGCGGCCGCGGCACCGGCGTGATCACCGTCGTACCGGACAGCTCACCGCAGTCGAGGCAGACCTCCGACCTGGTGGCCCATCTGCGCGGCGAGGTGCTGCCCGAGGCCGGGCGCGGGACCACGCTCCAGGTGCGGGTCGGTGGCATCACCGCCAGTTACGACGACTTCGCCGGCATCATCGTCGGCAAGCTGCCGCTGTTCATCGGCATGGTCATCGCCCTGGGCTCGGTCCTGCTGCTGTTCGCCTTCCGCAGCATCGGCGTCCCGCTGAAGGCGGCGCTGATGAACATCGCCGCGGTCGCCTCGTCCTTCGGGATCGTCGTCGCGGTCTTCCAGTGGGGCTGGGGCAGCGAGCTGCTGGGGCTGGGCAGCGCCGGGCCGATCGAACCGTTCCTGCCGGTCATCATGGTGTCGGTGCTCTTCGGGCTGTCCATGGACTACCAGGTGTTCCTGGTCTCCCGGATGTACGAGGAGTGGCAGCTGACGGGCGACAACCGGCGGGCGGTACGGGTCGGCCTCACCGAGACCAGCCGGGTGATCAACTCGGCGGCGGTCATCATGATCGCGGTCTTCGCGGCCTTCATCCTCAGCGGCGACCGGACCATCGCCATGTTCGGCATCGGCCTGGCCTCCGCCGTCGCCCTGGACGCCTTCGTGCTCCGTACGCTGCTGGTGCCCGCCCTGATGCACATGCTGGGCGGCGCGAACTGGTGGCTGCCGTCCTGGCTCGGCCGGTGGCTGCCCCGGATCAGCATCGAGCCGCCGCCGGAGCGGCCGGCCGCCGTGCACCCGCAGGGCGGCCCGCGGGACGGCGAGAAGCCGCTGGTGGAAGCCTGA
- a CDS encoding phosphocholine-specific phospholipase C, giving the protein MAAEWSRRQVLGAGAAVTGAAVAGSLLPPSLQQALAADAARPARGGGGLADIRHVVVLMQENRSFDHYFGTLRGVRGYADRNAVELPGGRSIYEQPGLLGLGTVLPFPVRAAAAAQKKDLQYIGALDHSWFGGAVAWHGGWMNGWVTAKTAATMAHYDRQDIPLHHELADTFTVCDAYHCAIHSSTSPNRNHLVSGWTGFEPNGKRAVGNDAYEEDTHTGYTWTTYAERLEKAGRSWRVYQEWDNFTDNNLEFYAVFKAVAKKALVKVDGVHTMTAFYTKAAGADEAGRARLAALLEEGVRGLDRGERSLFERALRRGLPGSTATAFAADVAGGTLPEVSYLVPSAADSEHPGASSPAVSATLVYKVLDALGGHPDVWRHTALFLTYDENDGFFDHVPPPVPPPGTDGEFWEGLPTGLGIRVPMLVISPWSVGGYACSQVFDHTSITRFLERWTGIAEPNISAWRRTVCGDLTTAFDFSRGRRQPAVHRPGAVPAFSGRWSPWPPLHQALPRQEPGSRPARALPYQPDADGGLDPGAAVFRMAVRNAGRASAHLALYPYAKEWDAPQHREVHGAGEWDVPVKGGTYRFTVTGPNGFRREFAGTARGAAAAVGIATRIDAARRTLHLTVTNPGRADLTLTLGPLAYADAAPRTVTVKAGAVRTVAYDTRDAHGWYDLGLTVAEDASFHRRLMGHVENGEESVTG; this is encoded by the coding sequence GTGGCAGCGGAGTGGTCTCGTAGGCAGGTACTGGGAGCGGGAGCCGCAGTGACGGGGGCGGCGGTGGCCGGCTCGCTGCTGCCGCCGTCGTTGCAGCAGGCGCTGGCGGCCGACGCGGCGCGGCCGGCGCGGGGCGGGGGAGGGCTGGCGGACATCCGGCACGTCGTCGTGCTGATGCAGGAGAACCGTTCCTTCGACCACTACTTCGGGACACTGCGCGGTGTCCGCGGCTACGCCGACCGCAACGCCGTCGAACTGCCCGGCGGTCGCAGCATCTACGAGCAGCCCGGGCTGCTGGGCCTGGGCACCGTGCTGCCCTTCCCGGTGCGGGCGGCGGCCGCCGCGCAGAAGAAGGACCTGCAGTACATCGGGGCGCTGGACCACAGCTGGTTCGGCGGGGCCGTGGCCTGGCACGGCGGCTGGATGAACGGCTGGGTCACCGCCAAGACAGCCGCCACGATGGCGCATTACGACCGGCAGGACATCCCGCTCCACCACGAACTGGCGGACACCTTCACCGTCTGCGACGCCTACCACTGCGCCATCCACTCCTCCACCAGCCCCAACCGCAACCATCTGGTGAGCGGGTGGACGGGCTTCGAGCCCAACGGCAAACGGGCGGTGGGCAACGACGCCTACGAGGAGGACACCCACACCGGCTACACCTGGACCACCTATGCCGAGCGGCTGGAGAAGGCCGGCCGCAGCTGGCGGGTCTACCAGGAGTGGGACAACTTCACCGACAACAACCTGGAGTTCTACGCCGTCTTCAAGGCGGTCGCGAAGAAGGCCCTGGTGAAGGTGGACGGGGTGCACACCATGACCGCCTTCTACACCAAGGCGGCCGGTGCGGACGAGGCCGGGCGTGCCCGGCTGGCGGCGCTGCTGGAGGAGGGCGTCCGGGGCCTGGACCGCGGCGAGCGGAGCCTGTTCGAGCGGGCGCTGCGGCGAGGTCTGCCGGGCAGCACCGCCACCGCCTTCGCCGCCGACGTGGCGGGCGGCACGCTGCCCGAGGTGTCCTACCTCGTCCCGTCCGCCGCCGATTCCGAGCACCCCGGCGCGTCCTCGCCGGCCGTGAGCGCCACCCTCGTCTACAAGGTGCTGGACGCGCTGGGCGGACACCCGGACGTCTGGCGGCACACCGCGCTCTTCCTCACCTATGACGAGAACGACGGGTTCTTCGACCATGTGCCGCCGCCGGTGCCGCCGCCCGGGACGGACGGGGAGTTCTGGGAGGGGCTGCCGACCGGGCTGGGCATCCGGGTGCCGATGCTGGTCATCTCGCCGTGGTCGGTCGGCGGCTATGCCTGCTCGCAGGTCTTCGACCACACCTCGATCACCCGCTTCCTGGAGCGCTGGACGGGGATCGCGGAACCGAACATCAGCGCCTGGCGGCGTACCGTCTGCGGGGATCTGACCACCGCCTTCGACTTCTCCCGCGGGCGCCGGCAGCCGGCGGTGCACCGGCCGGGCGCGGTCCCGGCGTTCAGCGGGCGCTGGTCACCGTGGCCGCCGCTGCACCAGGCGCTGCCCCGGCAGGAGCCCGGCAGCCGGCCGGCCAGGGCGCTGCCGTACCAGCCGGACGCCGACGGCGGCCTCGACCCGGGCGCCGCGGTCTTCCGGATGGCCGTGCGCAACGCGGGGCGGGCCTCGGCGCATCTGGCGCTCTATCCGTACGCGAAGGAGTGGGACGCGCCGCAGCATCGCGAGGTGCACGGAGCGGGTGAGTGGGATGTCCCGGTAAAGGGGGGTACCTACCGCTTCACGGTGACCGGGCCGAACGGCTTCCGGCGGGAGTTCGCCGGGACGGCGCGGGGCGCGGCCGCGGCCGTCGGCATCGCCACCCGGATCGACGCCGCGCGGCGCACCCTGCATCTGACCGTGACCAACCCCGGCCGCGCCGATCTGACCCTCACCCTCGGACCGCTGGCGTACGCGGACGCGGCCCCGCGCACCGTGACGGTGAAGGCCGGTGCCGTCCGCACCGTCGCGTATGACACCCGGGACGCGCACGGCTGGTACGACCTCGGCCTGACGGTCGCCGAGGACGCGTCCTTCCACCGGCGGCTGATGGGGCACGTGGAGAACGGGGAGGAGTCGGTCACGGGCTGA
- a CDS encoding chitinase: protein MPRTAHTRPPRHRRLLTAALAALAAAAATLSGSTPAAAADVNAARNAGYESGLSDWICSAGSGGTVGSPVHSGTGALRATPTAADNATCSQTVAVRPGSTYRLSAYVQGSYVYLGASGTGTTDVSTWTPSTTGWQQLSTTFTTGPATTSVTVYTHGWYGQPAYFADDFNVLAPDGGGGTDPGSQVPDAPGGLTAGAVTPSSVALSWTPVPGATGYTVYRDGTRYEAVSGTSSTVTGLAPATSYRFQVSATNAVGESARSAQITATTAPSGSGATPAVPRHAVTGYWQNFNNGATVQKISDVPAAYDIIAVAFADATTTPGTVTFSLDSAGLGGYTVDQFKADIKAKQAAGKSVVLSVGGERGTVSVNDATSAANFANSLYTLMQQYGFDGVDIDLENGLDPTYMSQALRSLSQKTGGHLALTMAPQTLDMQSTSGGYFQTALNVKDILTVVNMQYYNSGSMLGCDGKVYSQGTVDFLTALACIQLEGGLAPSQVGLGLPASPRGAGSGYVAPSVVNAALDCLTKGTSCGSFKPARTYPDLRGAMTWSTNWDAANGNAWSNAVGPHVHGLP, encoded by the coding sequence ATGCCTCGCACCGCACACACCCGCCCGCCCCGCCACAGACGCCTGCTCACGGCGGCACTGGCGGCCCTCGCCGCCGCGGCGGCCACCCTCTCCGGCTCCACCCCGGCCGCCGCGGCCGATGTCAACGCCGCCAGGAACGCGGGCTACGAATCCGGCCTGAGCGACTGGATCTGTTCGGCGGGCAGCGGCGGCACCGTCGGCTCCCCCGTCCACAGCGGCACCGGCGCCCTCAGGGCCACCCCCACCGCCGCCGACAACGCCACCTGCTCCCAGACCGTCGCCGTCCGGCCCGGCTCGACCTACCGGCTCAGCGCCTACGTCCAGGGCTCCTACGTCTACCTGGGCGCCTCCGGCACCGGCACCACGGACGTCTCCACCTGGACCCCGTCCACCACCGGCTGGCAGCAGCTCAGCACCACCTTCACCACCGGCCCCGCGACCACTTCGGTCACCGTCTACACCCATGGCTGGTACGGGCAACCCGCCTACTTCGCCGATGACTTCAACGTCCTGGCACCCGACGGCGGGGGCGGCACCGACCCCGGGTCACAGGTCCCGGACGCGCCCGGCGGCCTCACCGCCGGCGCGGTGACCCCGTCCTCCGTGGCCCTGTCCTGGACCCCGGTCCCCGGCGCCACCGGTTACACCGTCTACCGCGACGGCACCAGGTACGAAGCGGTGAGCGGTACGTCCTCGACGGTCACCGGCCTGGCCCCCGCCACCTCCTACCGCTTCCAGGTGTCGGCCACCAACGCCGTCGGCGAATCGGCCCGTTCGGCGCAGATCACGGCCACCACCGCCCCCTCGGGCAGCGGCGCCACCCCCGCCGTCCCCCGGCACGCGGTCACCGGCTACTGGCAGAACTTCAACAACGGTGCGACCGTCCAGAAGATCAGTGACGTGCCCGCCGCGTACGACATCATCGCGGTGGCCTTCGCGGACGCCACCACCACACCGGGCACCGTGACCTTCTCCCTCGACTCGGCCGGCCTGGGCGGCTACACCGTCGACCAGTTCAAGGCCGACATCAAGGCCAAGCAGGCGGCAGGAAAGTCGGTGGTGCTCTCCGTCGGCGGCGAGCGGGGCACCGTCTCCGTCAACGACGCCACGTCGGCGGCCAACTTCGCCAACAGCCTCTACACCCTCATGCAGCAGTACGGCTTCGACGGCGTCGACATCGACCTCGAAAACGGGCTCGACCCGACCTATATGAGCCAGGCGCTGCGCTCGCTCTCCCAGAAGACGGGCGGCCATCTCGCCCTCACCATGGCTCCCCAGACCCTCGACATGCAGTCCACTTCGGGCGGCTACTTCCAGACCGCGCTGAACGTGAAGGACATCCTCACCGTCGTCAACATGCAGTATTACAACAGCGGTTCGATGCTCGGCTGCGACGGCAAGGTCTACTCCCAGGGCACCGTCGACTTCCTCACCGCCCTGGCCTGCATCCAGCTCGAAGGCGGCCTCGCCCCCTCCCAGGTGGGCCTGGGCCTGCCCGCCTCCCCCCGGGGCGCGGGCAGCGGCTATGTCGCCCCGTCCGTCGTCAACGCCGCCCTGGACTGCCTCACCAAGGGCACCTCCTGCGGCTCCTTCAAGCCCGCCAGGACCTACCCCGACCTCCGGGGCGCCATGACCTGGTCGACCAACTGGGACGCGGCGAACGGCAACGCCTGGTCGAACGCGGTCGGCCCGCACGTTCACGGCTTGCCGTAA
- a CDS encoding ATP-binding protein, which yields MHKEIRALCARTAFYRRERRSVPRARQFARTALTDWDLDHLAEDVLLCVSELATNALLHGVPPGRGYRLVLALDEGGLLRVEVHDSGDGVPWAPAPYDGEGDEAESGRGLLLVSALADAWGVGERVPGKIVWCEFRGYGKGYGKP from the coding sequence ATGCACAAGGAGATCCGGGCGCTCTGCGCCCGTACGGCGTTCTACCGGCGCGAACGCCGATCCGTCCCGCGGGCGCGGCAGTTCGCCCGTACCGCCCTCACCGACTGGGACCTGGACCACCTCGCGGAGGACGTCCTGCTCTGCGTGAGCGAGCTGGCCACCAACGCCCTGTTGCACGGCGTCCCGCCCGGCCGTGGCTACCGGTTGGTGCTGGCGCTGGACGAGGGTGGGCTGCTGCGCGTCGAGGTGCACGACAGTGGTGACGGGGTGCCGTGGGCGCCGGCCCCGTACGACGGGGAGGGGGATGAAGCCGAGTCCGGGCGGGGGCTGCTGCTGGTGTCCGCGCTCGCCGACGCGTGGGGCGTCGGCGAGCGCGTGCCGGGGAAGATCGTGTGGTGCGAGTTCCGCGGTTACGGCAAGGGTTACGGCAAGCCGTGA
- a CDS encoding helix-turn-helix domain-containing protein, which yields MHPANKPKRITSWHVIGAQLSHFRRAARITQPQLAEMVGLHEDTIGSIEQGRRALKLDLAETFDELLDTKGALAVAVAKVPEREKLPAFVQDLVEHEEEALTLLSYQNQVVPGLLQTGAYARAVFDCLYPPLDEDEADEWVSARLDRQKLLERKKPRPILNFILEEAVLHRPTGGPETLREQIRHLRRCAELPFLGLQIMPTARASHASLDGPLVLLETPGHDQLVYIEAQRISFLIDDPDEVSVYQQVYGMLRSQALTPEETRGLLDDLLGES from the coding sequence ATGCACCCGGCGAACAAACCGAAGAGGATCACGTCCTGGCATGTGATCGGCGCCCAGCTGAGTCACTTCCGCAGGGCCGCCCGCATCACCCAGCCCCAGCTGGCCGAGATGGTCGGGCTCCATGAGGACACCATCGGCTCCATCGAGCAGGGGCGCAGAGCGCTGAAGCTCGATCTGGCGGAGACGTTCGATGAACTCCTCGACACGAAGGGGGCGTTGGCGGTCGCGGTGGCCAAGGTTCCCGAGCGGGAGAAGCTGCCCGCCTTCGTCCAGGACCTGGTGGAGCATGAGGAGGAGGCGCTTACGCTGCTGTCGTACCAGAACCAGGTGGTGCCTGGGCTGTTGCAGACGGGAGCGTATGCGCGGGCGGTATTCGACTGCCTGTATCCGCCCCTCGATGAGGATGAGGCGGACGAGTGGGTGTCCGCTCGTCTCGACCGGCAGAAGCTACTGGAACGCAAGAAGCCACGACCGATTCTCAACTTCATCCTGGAGGAGGCGGTACTCCACCGGCCGACAGGAGGGCCGGAGACCTTACGCGAACAGATCCGCCATCTGCGGCGATGTGCCGAACTACCGTTTCTGGGCCTCCAGATCATGCCGACCGCCCGAGCCTCCCACGCTTCACTGGATGGTCCACTCGTCCTGCTGGAGACGCCCGGACACGATCAACTCGTTTACATCGAAGCGCAACGGATCAGCTTCCTGATCGATGACCCGGATGAAGTCAGCGTGTATCAACAGGTGTATGGGATGCTGCGATCGCAGGCCCTTACCCCTGAGGAGACCAGGGGCCTGCTGGACGACTTGCTAGGAGAGTCATGA
- a CDS encoding DUF397 domain-containing protein gives MTSTEAQSFSNGLTWHKSSYSGSAGGDCIEIAYDWRKSSHSGSEGGNCLEVATCPHAIHVRDSKNPDGPSLTLSATAWAAFLADVTN, from the coding sequence ATGACCAGCACAGAAGCCCAGTCCTTCTCCAACGGCCTTACCTGGCACAAGTCGAGCTACAGCGGCAGCGCTGGCGGCGACTGCATAGAGATCGCCTACGACTGGCGCAAGTCCAGCCACAGCGGCAGTGAGGGCGGCAACTGCCTCGAAGTGGCCACCTGCCCCCACGCCATCCACGTCCGTGACTCCAAGAACCCCGACGGCCCGTCGCTCACCCTGAGCGCCACCGCCTGGGCCGCGTTCCTCGCCGACGTCACCAACTGA
- a CDS encoding aldo/keto reductase, whose product MKHRRLGTHGPSVSALGLGCMGMSTSYGVPDDAESVRTLDRAVELGVTLLDTADAYGRGANEEFLGRWLGTRTAAQRDGMIIATKFGLRHDAATGRVNEVDSSAAWVREACHASLRRLGTDRIDLYYLHRRDPAVPIEETVGAMAELVAAGSVRHLGLSEVSPQTLRRAHAVHPISAVQLEHSLFTRDVVEGETLATCRELGIGVVAYSPLGRGMLTGALASRDDLTTEDARRRWPRFSTENIDRNLRLVQAVRTIAESLGCTPAQAVLAWLLAQGEDIVPIPGTKRRAYLEENAAAAGIALDPEQTARLRAAVPDGAVAGERYPLAALERLGH is encoded by the coding sequence ATGAAGCACCGCCGACTCGGTACGCACGGGCCGAGCGTCTCCGCGCTCGGCCTCGGCTGCATGGGGATGTCGACCTCGTACGGCGTCCCGGACGACGCGGAGTCCGTACGTACCCTGGACCGCGCGGTCGAGCTCGGCGTCACCCTGCTCGACACCGCGGACGCCTACGGGCGGGGCGCCAACGAGGAGTTCCTCGGCCGCTGGCTGGGCACCCGTACTGCCGCGCAGCGGGACGGGATGATCATCGCGACCAAGTTCGGGCTGCGGCACGACGCCGCGACCGGGCGGGTGAACGAGGTCGACTCCTCCGCCGCCTGGGTGCGCGAGGCCTGTCACGCCTCGCTGCGCCGCCTCGGTACGGACCGTATCGACCTCTACTACCTGCACCGCCGCGATCCGGCCGTCCCCATCGAGGAGACCGTCGGCGCGATGGCCGAGCTCGTCGCCGCCGGTTCCGTGCGCCATCTGGGCCTCAGCGAGGTGAGCCCGCAGACGCTGCGCCGGGCGCACGCCGTCCACCCCATCAGCGCCGTACAGCTGGAGCACTCCCTCTTCACACGCGATGTCGTGGAGGGCGAGACGCTGGCGACCTGCCGGGAACTCGGCATCGGCGTCGTGGCGTACTCCCCGCTCGGGCGCGGCATGCTGACAGGCGCGCTGGCATCTCGCGACGACCTCACCACCGAGGACGCCCGGCGCCGCTGGCCGCGGTTCTCCACGGAGAACATCGACCGCAATCTGCGCCTCGTCCAGGCCGTCCGGACCATCGCCGAGTCCCTCGGCTGCACCCCGGCACAGGCCGTCCTCGCCTGGCTCCTCGCCCAGGGCGAGGACATCGTCCCCATCCCCGGCACCAAACGCCGTGCCTACCTGGAGGAGAACGCGGCAGCGGCCGGGATCGCACTCGACCCCGAGCAGACCGCCCGGCTCCGGGCGGCCGTGCCCGACGGTGCCGTCGCCGGGGAACGCTACCCGCTCGCCGCCCTGGAGCGACTGGGCCACTGA
- a CDS encoding N,N-dimethylformamidase beta subunit family domain-containing protein — protein MGDDPQQHGEQRQGGVERGEAGGPEGSGSPGGPGSPGAPGGLVRRRFLGAAAVGAAGLAAGVTAGCDSGSGGGPGARPAGGDPPDLAAERERPGDPDWRIRSAGPPDAVQGYTDKVSVLPGEEFGLYVSTTAPGFRVAAYRVGWYRGAQARLVWRSERVAGRRQRPARLLPATRSVRADWQRSLAVRTDDWPPGAYLLRLDAEHGHQRYVPLIVRSAQAAGRTVLMHAVTTWQAYNAWGGYSLYRGADGAYGTRSLAVSFDRPYDTDGAGKFLVYERALVVLAERLGLPLAYTTAVDVHRTPSALRGATAALSLGHDEYWTPEQRQHVTRARDAGTNLAFLGANACFRRVRLEPGPSGALRTVVCYKTAYRDDPHFAGPHRALPTHDFRQPPAADPESTLTGVFYEGYPTDAPYVVHSADHWLFAGTGVRRGAAFDHLVGVEYDRVTPQAPTPERLEILAHSPLVCNGRSSHANSAYYTVPSGAGVFSSGTMRWVEALMAGTREDGRDHGMDGRTRAFVTRTTENLLHAFAEAPAAKIRPAPRNNVASVYGT, from the coding sequence ATGGGTGACGACCCCCAGCAGCACGGTGAGCAGCGCCAGGGCGGCGTGGAACGCGGCGAGGCGGGTGGCCCGGAGGGCTCCGGCAGTCCCGGCGGCCCGGGGAGCCCCGGCGCTCCCGGTGGCCTCGTACGCAGGCGATTCCTCGGGGCCGCCGCCGTAGGGGCCGCCGGTCTCGCCGCGGGGGTGACCGCCGGTTGTGACTCCGGGTCAGGCGGGGGGCCAGGTGCCCGCCCCGCCGGTGGCGACCCGCCGGACCTGGCCGCGGAGCGGGAGCGGCCCGGGGACCCGGACTGGCGGATCCGTTCGGCCGGTCCGCCCGACGCGGTCCAGGGCTACACCGACAAGGTGAGCGTCCTGCCGGGCGAGGAGTTCGGGCTGTACGTCTCGACCACCGCACCCGGCTTCCGCGTCGCGGCCTACCGGGTGGGCTGGTACCGAGGCGCCCAGGCCCGGCTGGTGTGGCGTTCGGAGCGGGTCGCCGGACGGCGCCAGCGCCCCGCGCGGCTGCTGCCCGCGACCCGCAGCGTACGCGCGGACTGGCAGCGCAGCCTCGCGGTGCGCACCGACGACTGGCCGCCGGGCGCCTATCTGCTCCGGCTGGACGCGGAGCACGGCCACCAGCGGTACGTCCCGCTGATCGTGCGCTCGGCGCAGGCCGCGGGCCGGACGGTGCTGATGCATGCGGTGACGACCTGGCAGGCGTACAACGCATGGGGCGGCTACAGCCTCTACCGGGGCGCGGACGGCGCGTACGGGACGCGGTCGCTGGCCGTCAGCTTCGACCGGCCCTACGACACCGACGGCGCCGGGAAATTCCTGGTCTACGAGCGCGCGCTGGTGGTCCTCGCGGAACGGCTCGGCCTTCCGCTGGCCTACACCACCGCGGTGGACGTCCACCGCACCCCGTCGGCACTACGGGGCGCCACGGCGGCGCTCTCGCTCGGTCATGACGAGTACTGGACCCCCGAGCAGCGGCAGCACGTCACCCGGGCCCGCGACGCCGGCACCAATCTGGCTTTCCTCGGGGCCAACGCCTGCTTCCGCCGGGTGAGGCTGGAGCCGGGACCGTCCGGCGCCCTGCGCACCGTGGTCTGCTACAAGACCGCCTACCGGGACGACCCGCACTTCGCCGGTCCGCACCGGGCCCTGCCCACCCACGACTTCCGCCAACCGCCCGCCGCCGACCCGGAGTCCACGCTGACCGGAGTCTTCTACGAGGGCTACCCCACGGACGCGCCGTACGTCGTCCACAGCGCGGACCACTGGCTCTTCGCGGGCACCGGAGTGCGGCGCGGCGCGGCCTTCGATCACCTCGTCGGGGTGGAGTACGACCGGGTCACCCCGCAGGCGCCCACGCCGGAGCGGCTGGAGATCCTCGCCCACTCGCCGCTGGTCTGCAACGGCCGGAGCAGTCACGCGAACTCCGCCTACTACACCGTGCCGAGCGGCGCCGGCGTCTTCTCCTCCGGAACGATGCGGTGGGTCGAGGCCCTCATGGCCGGCACCCGCGAGGACGGCCGCGACCACGGCATGGACGGCCGGACGCGGGCCTTCGTCACCCGGACCACGGAGAATCTGCTCCACGCCTTCGCCGAGGCGCCCGCGGCGAAGATCCGCCCGGCACCGCGGAACAACGTGGCGAGCGTGTACGGGACCTGA